One part of the Deltaproteobacteria bacterium genome encodes these proteins:
- a CDS encoding acyl-CoA dehydrogenase family protein, whose protein sequence is MFFRDQLSRFVKDRIRPLAAEIDRSDTFPKELFREMGRLGYYGIRYPKKSGGLEADTLTCSIFVEEIARGSLAFGVICLMQILMGTDFLFRFGSREIKERLFYPALKGEKIGVIAFTEPDCGSDLASIRTLARKEGNDFVLKGSKTWITNAPIADFFTVAASTDRSLGLKGINFFLVEKDTPGFEVGKNIEKTGALGSCTGEIFFDDCRIPGDHLLGAELNKGSVYLLEILGDIRIMVASLALGLAGAALDESISYAKERQAFGNPIAKYQLIQEKIARMATEIEASRWLIYQACTLKDQKAPFAREAMMAKVHATETAMMAVDEARRLHGAYGFSREYTVERLYRDAGFLLFGGGTHEILALNIARDILKNA, encoded by the coding sequence ATGTTTTTCAGGGATCAACTTTCCCGGTTTGTGAAGGATCGCATCCGGCCCCTTGCGGCGGAGATCGATCGATCAGATACCTTTCCAAAGGAGCTCTTTCGTGAAATGGGGCGCCTGGGGTATTACGGGATCCGGTACCCGAAAAAAAGCGGCGGCCTTGAAGCTGATACCCTGACCTGTTCCATCTTTGTTGAGGAAATCGCCCGCGGTTCCCTTGCCTTCGGCGTGATCTGCCTCATGCAAATCCTGATGGGTACTGATTTTCTCTTCAGGTTCGGGAGCCGGGAAATCAAGGAGCGGCTCTTTTACCCGGCCCTCAAGGGTGAAAAAATAGGGGTCATCGCCTTCACCGAACCCGATTGCGGCTCCGATCTCGCCTCCATTCGCACACTTGCACGCAAGGAAGGAAACGACTTCGTTCTCAAGGGTTCGAAGACCTGGATCACCAACGCCCCCATTGCGGACTTTTTTACCGTGGCCGCATCCACCGACCGGAGTCTGGGACTTAAAGGAATCAATTTCTTCCTTGTGGAAAAGGACACCCCCGGCTTTGAGGTGGGAAAGAATATCGAGAAAACCGGCGCCCTGGGCTCCTGTACCGGGGAAATATTCTTCGACGACTGCCGGATCCCAGGCGACCACCTTCTGGGAGCCGAACTCAACAAGGGATCGGTTTATCTACTGGAGATCCTGGGGGATATTCGAATCATGGTGGCATCCCTCGCCCTGGGTCTGGCCGGTGCAGCCCTTGACGAATCCATCTCCTATGCCAAGGAGCGCCAGGCCTTTGGAAATCCCATCGCCAAGTATCAACTCATCCAGGAAAAGATCGCCCGAATGGCCACGGAGATCGAGGCCTCTCGGTGGTTGATCTACCAGGCCTGCACCCTTAAGGACCAGAAGGCCCCCTTTGCCCGGGAAGCAATGATGGCAAAGGTCCATGCTACTGAAACCGCCATGATGGCCGTGGATGAGGCAAGGCGCCTTCACGGAGCCTATGGTTTCTCCAGGGAATACACGGTGGAAAGGTTGTACCGGGACGCAGGGTTCCTCCTCTTCGGTGGCGGCACTCACGAGATTTTGGCCCTGAATATCGCGAGGGACATCCTCAAAAACGCCTAG
- a CDS encoding sensor domain-containing diguanylate cyclase, which produces MRSSGNLDAEDFHKIIERLEYNEDISQRFFEVEVSILSTLNFADFFERLLTEIKEKFDIPYVWLSLIDENDLVPLIGALASSPLLKERLNIIDRKNFLEIVGNRKEPLLVNEDLRPFYRMFPPNEKYLIRSAAILPIFLNQELIGSLNHGDPSAERYVPGMNTTLLERLAVKISICLSNVTAHEKLRILASKDPLTGLLNRGVIEAVMQREVNRALRYDTPLSLIFIDLDDFKTVNDSHGHDAGDALLKYLGSHLVEKSRESDVVGRFAGDEFVILLPSTNSREALKLAQRIKRNLLQNPLKYNGKTIPVSFSYGISHIHDDGVKDPASLVKKADERLYRAKRRKR; this is translated from the coding sequence ATGAGATCAAGCGGGAACCTGGACGCCGAAGACTTCCACAAAATCATTGAAAGGCTGGAATACAACGAGGACATCTCTCAACGTTTTTTCGAGGTGGAGGTCAGCATTCTTTCCACTCTCAATTTTGCGGACTTCTTTGAAAGGCTGCTCACAGAGATCAAGGAAAAATTCGATATCCCGTACGTCTGGCTTTCCCTTATCGACGAAAACGACCTCGTCCCCCTTATCGGGGCACTGGCCTCCTCCCCGCTCCTCAAAGAACGGTTGAATATTATCGACCGAAAAAATTTTCTGGAAATAGTGGGGAACAGAAAAGAACCCTTACTCGTAAACGAAGACCTGAGGCCTTTCTACCGGATGTTCCCCCCGAACGAAAAATATCTTATCCGCTCCGCCGCCATCCTCCCAATCTTCCTGAACCAGGAACTGATCGGAAGTCTGAATCACGGGGATCCTTCGGCCGAGCGGTATGTTCCAGGGATGAACACAACACTGTTGGAAAGGTTGGCGGTAAAGATTTCCATTTGCCTTTCCAATGTAACAGCCCACGAAAAGCTGAGGATTCTCGCCTCAAAGGATCCTCTCACAGGACTCTTGAACCGCGGTGTCATCGAGGCGGTGATGCAGCGGGAGGTCAACCGGGCCCTACGATACGATACCCCCCTCTCCCTCATCTTCATTGACCTTGACGATTTCAAGACTGTCAATGACAGCCACGGACATGACGCCGGGGATGCCCTTCTGAAGTACCTGGGTTCCCACCTTGTTGAAAAAAGCCGGGAAAGCGATGTGGTAGGGCGTTTCGCGGGCGACGAATTCGTTATTCTCCTTCCTTCCACCAACTCCCGGGAGGCCTTGAAGCTGGCCCAGCGGATCAAGCGCAATCTTCTGCAAAATCCCTTGAAATACAACGGGAAGACCATCCCTGTATCCTTCAGTTACGGGATCAGCCACATCCATGATGACGGGGTCAAGGACCCGGCCTCTCTTGTAAAAAAAGCAGACGAGAGGTTATATCGTGCAAAACGGCGGAAACGCTGA
- a CDS encoding DUF3795 domain-containing protein produces MNRMIAYCGLACDECSIYLATREDNEKRRVEVAELWSNLYGRKILPEEIYCDGCRSQTGRLFSFCSQCPVRRCALENDLELCIYCTNFPCWRLKSVFKAVPESKTRLENLKQSCVHP; encoded by the coding sequence ATGAACCGGATGATTGCTTACTGCGGCCTTGCATGTGATGAATGCAGCATCTACCTCGCCACCAGAGAGGACAACGAGAAGAGGAGGGTTGAAGTTGCTGAGTTATGGTCCAACTTGTATGGGCGGAAAATCCTTCCAGAAGAAATCTATTGTGACGGCTGCAGGTCTCAAACAGGTCGGCTTTTCTCTTTCTGCTCACAATGTCCCGTAAGACGCTGCGCCCTTGAAAACGACCTCGAACTCTGTATCTATTGTACAAATTTCCCGTGCTGGCGGTTGAAATCCGTCTTCAAGGCTGTACCGGAATCCAAGACCCGGCTGGAAAATCTGAAACAATCTTGTGTCCATCCATAA
- a CDS encoding acyl-CoA thioesterase: MEARCAEEVSWHETRIRIRYKDTDRMGLVYYGNYFTFFEVARSEYMRALGYPYAKVEAEGYGLVVTEATAQYHGNTRYDAMITVRTRAFPFKRIRVRFEYRIFDEEGRLLVSGHTVHACINSEQKPTRLPPKLKAILEKGAAC, encoded by the coding sequence ATGGAGGCAAGATGCGCCGAAGAGGTGAGTTGGCATGAGACCAGGATAAGGATCCGGTACAAGGATACGGACAGGATGGGGCTTGTCTATTATGGCAACTACTTTACCTTCTTCGAGGTGGCCCGGAGCGAATACATGCGTGCCCTGGGTTACCCTTATGCCAAGGTTGAAGCCGAAGGGTACGGTCTGGTGGTGACTGAGGCCACCGCCCAATATCATGGAAATACCCGCTACGACGCCATGATCACGGTAAGGACTAGGGCCTTTCCCTTCAAGCGCATCCGTGTCCGTTTCGAGTACCGGATTTTCGACGAAGAGGGCCGACTCCTGGTCTCCGGTCACACCGTTCATGCCTGCATCAATTCAGAGCAAAAACCCACCCGTTTGCCCCCTAAACTGAAGGCGATCCTGGAGAAGGGAGCAGCCTGCTGA
- a CDS encoding DUF3135 domain-containing protein has protein sequence MEKWNWEKEKERIREEALREHARLHKLFKEDRLSFERERKKAVEDLLNSIEDPEFRKEMREWQASWDRKMRHAGSSHNRLVLAQSFFWEHFHKAWRPAIEGFNALLNGRSKKGAS, from the coding sequence ATGGAGAAATGGAACTGGGAGAAGGAAAAGGAGCGGATCCGTGAAGAGGCCTTGCGGGAGCATGCCAGACTGCACAAGCTTTTCAAGGAGGATCGGCTCTCCTTTGAAAGAGAGCGGAAAAAGGCCGTGGAGGACTTGCTCAACAGTATCGAGGATCCGGAATTCCGTAAAGAAATGAGAGAGTGGCAGGCCTCCTGGGACCGAAAGATGAGGCATGCAGGATCTTCCCACAATCGCCTTGTTCTGGCCCAATCCTTCTTTTGGGAACACTTTCACAAGGCCTGGCGGCCGGCCATCGAAGGGTTCAATGCGCTTTTGAACGGGAGATCAAAAAAGGGCGCTTCCTGA